agtattgacaaagctatgatATAGTTACCGACTGTGCAATCTGGCACGTAAGTGTGGTggtgtacaaaaaaaaaatcacagcaaTTTACGtgatatatatgtgtataaccTCCACCCACAGAGTGCTAACGGCCAATGACTCAGCAATTATGAgtcagcaatttttttccatggaaACAGAAACAACTGATGAATGTCAAAAAGATGGTAACTTTAACTTTCCAAAACCAAATGTAGATGGTATTAGCCAACCACAGCAGAGAAAGAATGAAAGAAAGTAAGAAAGATGTCATTAACAACTTTGTTTGAaatctgaaaattgaaagtgagAATAAAGCCTGGTGACttgcatttatatttttcagcgGAAGTGGCTGAAGGCTGTGACATCAACATGTTCCGTTCCATTGGTTTGACACTCCTGGCCTGCTTCTGCACGGATCCAGAACTCGCAACACATCCACAGACCGTCGCCAAAGTGCCTATGTTCAACGAGGTCATTTCTACGTGCAAGAGGTGGGAGACTGTTTTTCTCCAGGCTAGTTTGATCCCCATATTGATGAATAATAAATGTTTTGCTCCaggaaaaatttttcaaatcatgtCCGTATGTGGGTAGAGGGCTTTGGAAAAACATGCCAAAAAGAGTGATATTGACACAAAGTGTCAGAGATCTTCACATTGTTAGAAGgcacattttatttttggaaGTGAAAATAGCATTTGTTACACAAAGCAGTTGAATCAAAGGATCAATTCTGCATTAACCCACAGAGGTACTGATAAATCATTAACTCATATtgaatttacaaatatgcggtTTGTAGCAGTAAAATTATCAACCCATACTTTGAACTTTTTGCAAAAGTACagtgtttgtacattttttcagtcGTATAATTTAATTTGCAAACTGTTAGTGTAATACAAAGAATTAGTTCTCTTGATGTTCATAGTGTTTGTCTGAATggaatttgaatattatttaaGTGTTGctgaaattcattaattttctcCTGcctaaattttagtgcaaaattttaccaaattttatgaatttttctgaaatttttggataattttggaccgaatggatatcacatttcattggctacagttattagtccccacggacaccgtccgggggacttacatgtataggtttggtcatgtccgtgtgtgcatccgtgcgtgcgtgcgtgcgtgcgtccgtgcgtccgtccgttcacgcagatatctcagagatgcctggagcgatttcattcaaacttggtacaaggattacttcatatgtcatacatatgcacgtcaatttgttttgtgatacaatccaatatggccgccaggcggccattttattacgattttttcatgtacagagccacaactcagacatgtttctacctattttattcaaagttggtacaaggacattgaccaatgtcatagatatgtacgtcaatttgttttgtgatatgatccaatatggctgccatgcggccattttgttacgattttttcatgtacaaagccataactcgggcatatctctaccgattttattcaaagttggttcaaggacattgacctatgtcatacatatgcacctcaattttttttgtgatacgatccaatatggccgccaggcggccattttattacgatttttttcatgtacagagccataactcagacatgtttcaaccgattttattcaaagttggtacaaggacattgaccaatgtcatagatatgcacgtcaatttgttttgtgatacgatccaatatggctgctgtgcggccattttgtcacgattttttcatgtacagagccataactcaggcatatctcaactgattttattcaaagttggtacaaagacattgatctatgtcatacatatgcacgttgatttgttttgtgatacgatccaataaattgaaataattgccaatttgcatttacatgaacttttgtttttagggtgaatgtccagaagcactgcatcaaacttcatatggtaccagtgataatctatcagtgttatgataggatgcaaaaatgttttgcaacattctgttgattaattcctagttgacacatttaatgacctttagtatggtagcctacattggtttaatgttttcatcaccatggaactcattcttggcgattgagcgccatctgtatcaaagtatttttatcacagacctaattaatgaagaggactctatcctctctgaggacttgtaatcaaagtacccattaacaagtggggactgtgtcatcaacgatgacttgtttctcaaaattttggcaaaaatctgagaaaaattgactagagtttattttataaaggggaccaaaaaatagactttggtgctcaaagggttaagtttcATAACTGAAAATCTGGTAGGGCTGTTGCCTGTGATTAAGCCTGGCACGTCTGTATTGTAAATCATATCCAGCACTATACAAATACTGTATGGAATCACACCTATAATTATTTAGAAGTCCTCAGCATGTGAGAGGAAGTCATGGATTATGGAATAAAGCATTGCTTTAGCCAGAGAGGGATTACCATGATGCACTTAAACTCAAAGTATTGGACGAACCTACGTAGTAGCTAAAAGCTGTATattccatgacaaatatgacaTCAATGAAGTATGTGTTTGCTAGAGATGTAATTCAGTAGCTGGGGGTCACAGTGAATGTACTATAAAACAGAAGTGTTTATAAAAATCACTGACGTGAAAAAGACCAATACTTCCCATCCTTGTTTACTGCATGGAGAGGCAATCAGACCCCATAAACTATAGGCTGAAGCCAACTTTTGCTGAGAGGAGGGGGGGGTAGTTAGGGTGGGGTTGGTAGAAGATAACATTTATGGTGTGATGTGTGACCTCTGTATAAGCTCACCTGCCTTAATGTTtattcattctttttttcccatttatttcaaatatatcaTCATTATGGTGTCTGTGTTATTTGCAGTTTGAGAGGCGAAGACTTGGACAGCAGTGTGTACGGCACCGTGGACGACTGCTACCAGTGTTTCTATGCAATAGCTGCCAGCCCCGATGGGCAGCAGCAGCTCATACGTCATGCAACTGTGCAGGCACTGTGTAAAGCTTGCACTGAAAACTGTTACCACGGTGAGAGATCATATCAGCTGAATGTATGTCACGTCTGTATTCAGATACCGAAAATGCGAGgacagaaattttcataattttcaaaatttttttggaAGGAGATCATGCTGCTGCTTGCATATCTTTTATCTTTTTTCAGTCTTGCTGAtgtttcaaagtatttttgctCGTCAGAATATGGCATCATTTCTGCAACTGAATTTTTATCAGTGTGTGATATCGCTGTGACATTCTGATTTGAATTCTTACTAACTGTGTAAATTTCTCAACATTTGATTACTTTGCCTGTACAAGTCAATGTGTAGTTCCATATATTGTAAATTATTATGATTTTCAACACTCTGAAGAATTGGAATCAACAGTCTAATATAAAAAGAGTCTGATTATCAATATGAAtactattttacattttaaagcaattatttacatttttatgtaattactctcttttttttttccaggTCATGAAAAGGCCCTTCCATTGTTAATCCAGCTTTTAGACGGAAATGGACATCAGATATGGACGTACTATGACAAAGTTCTGAACCAGTTGGTTGAATCGCTTTCCAGGAAGCTGAAAGACTTCAGTGTAAGTTTTGTGGTCGTTTTAAATCAAATCATGCTAAGCCAAAAAATGGATGGCTAGACACAGGAGTGGAAACATGATGTTGTGCCAATTTTACAAGTTTGTATTGTattcaggacgaatcactcatgCAATCACCTTCGAAATCAAACCATAGTGTTATGGTTTCAAATTGAAAGCGGCAACTCTCAATCCCTGGTATTCCCATCAGTTTTTTTTGACATTGAATATTTACATGATGTTAGTCCTTTAATCTAATTTGAAAGCTGTGTCtagtttaaccttttcacccccaattccctgtaaacagatccacaCTCATCATCGATaccaatgggtttgggccaaaccatggtggtgaaagggttgaggTAGAGTTTATAAAAAACCTGCCCCTTTAACTTAGTGATATTTCAGATTCTGAACTAGCATCAATTaggaatttcttgaaattttggtGGATCAGCCACATACCATCTCATGcactaaatatcaaattttgttgAGTCAAAGAGAGATCAGTGGCAAGTTAGTCTGCCATATAGAGGACATACTGGTTTCCAATGGTTTACACAGCAGTGCTTGTAAGGGCAAATATGGACAGTAGGGCTGATTTGCAAGAACATCAGAGTTCATAAATCATTGatatacaaaaacaaatatttgtccaaaactatTGACAAGGTGTTTGGAAATGAATCTTACAGGAATTGTAAAAATGGTACTTTTATACCACAGACATTGTGAATCAGattatcaacattttatgccaAATGCCACCTCTAACCGTTGTAATAAGATAACGTTTGTCCAAATTTCTACCTGCAGCAGCAAATGTAGCACGCATGTTGCTATATAGAAGCAAATCAGGATCCTGATATTTTAAGGAAATGACAGGGGATGGACACAGGGATTAGGGCTGAAGAACATACAAAATCATGAATTATGTCAAGCTTAAAAGTTATCCGCCGCATGTAGTCCTGACAGTCTTCTTATAAAGGAAGCAAGTAAATATTTGACACATCCTGCGTCTTGACCATTCAGATCatatgtattttaaatttaGTTGTATGATGCTGTGGAGatttttgtgtgtttatttgGCTGTAAAACaaaggcagccatattttatGCCACAAATATGCTATCTGTCTTTTATGATGTGTCCTGCATCATCACGTAAAAAGACAGAGATTGTAAGCATTGAAATTTTGCGAGATATcttaattttgcaattttatggaACCAAACAGTTGGATATAAATAGGTTTACCAGGTGCCTGGTCTTTGTCCATTGTAGTGGGGTACTTGTGGTGTGTGCAAACATACATGAGAGAGGTCAGATTTGCTTTACATTTTCCTTGACTGGTTTGAAATGTAAATCAATGGAATTCTGGCACACAACATAATTATGTAAGACCGTAACCTTCAGCCAACAGTGTGGGTCATGTGCTACTACTTTTAATGTCAATTGATACCAGGCAACTTAGTCTGCCTTTCCACAAGCCATTACGGTTGCTTTCCCGCCTTCACATGTTCAAGCCAAGTTCAACCCTCCAGCTCACTGCACTGCCCTTGCAAACCTTCACAGTGCAATGCCTGTAGACAACTCCCTACTAGACTTTTAAGGACGCATCGATGCCAGACATGGTTGCTGTCAGTGACCTTGTAGTGAACACCGACGAGAGTATCAAATCTCCGTCCAGCCCCTAATTTTCTCAGTGTTTGCCCTATCAACACAATCAAtaatatttaaatgtaaaatttgtaatcATCTTGTAAAGAAACTCAGAGAACTTAGTCTACTAAcccttgagtgctgtaaattttccaacCAAAGTTCTCATGTACAAttataccaatttttatgaatttttaaaatatgtatttgtcaattttggaccaaattgacaTCATTCTTGATGGGctacaatttttgatcaaaagtttggAAAAATCTGCAAATAATTTGTTGGCGCTACATTTtttaaaggagacaaaaattgactttggcactcaaccctttcaccaccatggtttggcccgatcccattgttatcaatggtggtagtggacctgtttacagggaattgggggtgaacaggcaCTCAAAGAATTTAATACCAATAAAGACATACAACTGTAACCAGGAGTACCTGATGCAGAAGCAAtaatgttttgaagaaaatattGGGTTAATTACCTGCCACAGATAAAATCCATGTGCTAattgaattttaataaaaatagttcagaaaatatgtggtgTTGCATTTTAACTAGAtggattttatattttcattttctcctcaggatgaaaagaaattttctttgtgtgactcaatttttgcaatattatcaACAGCCACAAGGGTAAGTACACCTCAGTAAATATGTTCTTGAGTAAGGCATAATTCACCCAGAAGACAGTGTTTTGGACACTCAAGTTCATCTTGTTTTGTGACgatacaaaatttattttctcctCATGGAGTTTGAAATACATGCAGGGTATAggagcagccattttgaagttcaaatatCAAGGTACTGAAAATGGTGATTCCGAACCCTCTAATTTATTATTCTTGATCATGAAATAGATTGATTTCAGGTTTTACCGGTACTCTGGgatattttggtcaaaagtttAAAACATCTGTTTTGAGGCCTGTATTTATCTCAAATCATAgtataaaattattttcttgTATTGGACTGTATGCAGTTTTGAATGAAGTCAGTTACTAGAAACTTTCGGGAGACTGTGGTGATGGGCATCTGTGTTTGtgcaaacattaaaattacaacatttcGTGCACTCAGTTACACTTTGCACAATTTAATCGcttgttttatttgatttattccAGCAAGTCATAGAGACACTACCACATGCAACATGGGACGCTTACATTCACCAAGGCTTGTTTGATATTCTTAGGAGCAAAATCGGTGAGCACACTAAATCATCAGTAGTAAGGGCAGTGGGTTTTCAAGGGACAAGTTACCATCCTTTTTCACAATTATCATTTCATTACACGTTGCTTTTTATagtgaaatttatttattgtgaTAGAGTCCCATGACAATACAGGCCCCTATGAGAAGCAGTGGCATTATTAATATTAGTTTGTTTGATAAGAGTGCGCTGTGATGGGATTTGAAAGGCAAATTACTTAAAAAGGGGATAACTTTTGTGGTGTCTGATATGGAAGACATAGAGGAAGCTATGCGTAGAAGTGATGTTATTGGCGATTTGATAGATATATAGCAGTAAGGTATTGTATGGGGCAGCATCACTGATACACAAGAGATGTGATACTGGAAACATTTCTACATCACCTTCTGAAATGTCTTATAATTCCCAATTTATCTGGATAAGTTCAGAAATTATGAATGTTTGAGTGACGATACAGCAGCTACAGACCACATCAGAGTAATGGCTTTAACTAGTCCTCACAGAGCACAGCTAACCTCTGTAATCAGCAGGCGTTTCTACTCTCTTATTCCACAGGTACCAAACAGAGGGACCCTGCTCTCAGGTTGTCCTCATTGATGATAGAGTATTTTGGCATCGGATGGGCATTTGGTCCACCACCGGACACCAACACCAAATTCTTACTTCTCTTAGTCCATCTGTCCTGTGTTGAAATCAGGATGGGCTTGGAACATACCAAAGAGGAAGAGGTAGGTGTATGCAAAAGTTATTGTGCTTTTTAACATGCTTTGTCCCATTTCTATTATTTGAATATTAGGTTTGCAGATTATATAATAAGCATGTACTGAAgattctaatttttcttttagtTGTATGCACCAAACTTTCTACCCATTTACTTTTGACTATACATGTACCAGGTACGGCATTTTCTTTCAATTCCTCACTTGCCTCTGCACCAACCCTATCACACTTTAACCTTCTCCTTTCGAATTCCATGGAAGCTCATCCCCCTCTGTCCTCCTCTTCATTTTctcaatgtttttgaaattgaagACATGATTTGCTGTAACAGTTTTCTGATGTAGCACTCTTGCCATTTGTTTTTACCCATATActaaaggtagaacgcgcctcagggacagctattcggactctcaagcttttacaattcttttctgatctaccacttgtgggggctcattttgaagctcttggagaaagaaaaactctcactggcttagttttacgaaaatctaaaattatagtattcctccatagagttaatacagggatgacagccattttgaatttcaaatattagcaaaatcttgggtaatttgtttctctagaatgaaaatttgcagtgacctctgattttcaTTCTCGATTTTAAAGGAGAAcgtttgaaagattccttaagaaaagttagagcaaaagtttttgtctttcactttcgaagtgcATACTAGCTTAATGCCTTAATGATTCAGACTCACCCAGAGGGTGCAATGACATGACTGACTAGTGACTAGCACAAGTGTGGAAAAGGAAAGATTAAGACAAGTCTAAAAGTCATATAGATGGTTTACTTTCAGCTAGAGCCACCTCAAtagtgttttcaaattttttacgTTTCTTGGTTTTGCTCAACCAATTCAGCTGAACCTTTCCAAAAAGTTTGATCATTTTGACCATGATTAATCCTGACAAAGATCAAGATTTTGTGTCATTCTTCCATCCAGATAGCTGCCATTAGTGTTTAGTTCTCTGTCCCGAAACTTTGCaacactcaattttttttttttttttttttttttggggggggggaggactTAAATTGAGGATGCGATGAAGGTTGGTATCTATTAAAGTGTGGTGAAAGATACATAGTATAAGTATAATCCTAGCAATACTGAAGATGGAAAGTGATTGCACAACATGTTTTCTTCCTCACACAGAGAGACTCAAGATCAGCCGTTGTATCTTCCTGTTACAACATGGTAGAGTTGATAATAAGCTTCATGACCAGTGGGCCGTCATTAGAGTTGAACTCCAAGCAAGTGACACAACTCCATTCAGCGTTGATAGGTGCATTTGGTGCAGTGACTCATTATCTGACCTCCATTGCCAATGACAAGACTCAGGTATGGTTATCGTGTTGCTGTTGTATActtcaaaaattgactgaatcaTTACTGCATTGTCATATGTGATAATTTTTTATCGTCAGATAGGGTAATACtgcatacagtacattttgtaagTTTAGGAGGaaacatttgcattttaaggaaatttttgacatttttcccCTTCTGTAGCCACCATCGACCACATTGTTGGTGCAACCTGAGCAGCTGAAAAAAACCAGCTTTGTCAGAACTAAAGTGTAATAATAATTACATCAAGTAGTCGTTTTCCCAAACtttatacatttattcatgCAACATGTATTAATGACTGTTGTtttgatatgcaaatcaactggTACGAGTCGTTTTCAGTGAGAATATTCATTGGCCGCAACTCATGCATTATCTATGGTAGAATCACAACAGTTAACAACTTTCCTTTGTTTGCGTGAAAAGCTTGTGTACCACCAATACGTTATGTTGAAAAGTGTGAAAGATGTCATAATATAATGTAAATAGACAAAAAAGCAGATAGCACAAATGATCAAAGGTATAATTTGATGATGTTAACACAAATCTTTTTGCCAAAgtgaatttaaagaaaatacaaaaaaaaagtattttcttcTATTTCCAGtctttttctgtctttttcCAACTAATCTTTGAACAATCATTCCACACAGTACTCTAAACCATTGGTGCAGGCGTCAGTACGTGTGCTAGGAGCATGGCTGGCAGAGGAGACTTCAGCTTTAAGAGAAGAAATCTACAACCTTTTGCCTTTTCTTACAGACATAGGGTGAGCACACGTCACCTTTGAACTTCACCCTTTGACCCTCAAAGTATTTCTCAGTCCATTTCCCAATGTGTGCTATTAGATAAGATAAAACTCAATAATGATATTGACATCAAACAGGCAGAagaaacaaatgaaatgaaactttAGAAAACTGGGTCTACTAAATCATTTACGAAATCAACATACTTGTTTCTAAGAAATTCAGATGtcatgttttgtctgtaaaatCAACAGGCTTTCATCAAAGACAGATCTTTGATCAGTATGGAAGAGTAACACGTCTGTTCATGCCATGAATTATAAGGAAAGTCTCTCATGATTCtaatgagaaagaaaattaCTCCTTCGCCAGGAATTCTAATTTCCCAGAAAGTCAACTcagttgttttcatttttgaattttgaaacatgtgcaaatgcaaataattgttacttttgtttgttttagaatttttcaattctttaaAAAGGGActgtaaattttctgtaataACAGAAGAGTAAATGTGAGAAGATAAGATAAAATTACCAAAGTTCAGGCTATGGTTGTTGAATTATGGCTGTCCAACCATGTAAAGGCAGCAGGCATCTCGAAACGGAAAgagtgaaacttttgctcaaactgtccAGAATGTTACTTTCAACTGTTCTCTTAGTGAatccaaaataaaaataggggtcactgtgcaaagttttgtatGTGGGAAACATATTGCCCaacatttatcgatatttgaaattcaaaatggctacagtctctgtgttaactctatgggaaaaaaacaaaatttttgatttttgaaaaactaaggcggtgaaAATTCTTTTCACTCagatagctttaaaatgagctccaactggtggtacatcagaaaagaattgtaaataaGTCTGATGAGAATCTGAATATCCCCATAgaacattctaccttaaaagaaaACTTGAGGATGTCTTTTCACTCAGAAAGCTGAATGCATTTTTTCTGGTGTCTGTATGCAGGAAAGAATATTTCTATAAACTGAAGATGAGATTATCTAAGGAAAAAGCGGCAGAACTGGGAACGCAGTCCGATTCTGAACCCATTCCGGTTGACCTCTTGAGGTTCCTGCTTCCGGGACTATGCCATTTCACTGCGGAGGAGAAATCCCGGAAAATAATGGTGGACAATGCTGTACATGAACTTCTAGgagaatattttaattatcactGGCTACTTTTTACAGCTAACAACGTTGAGTACAACTCTGAGGTAAAGTCTGCAATGCCAAATTTATAATGATCAATAAAAGGGCTCTGTTTGGGTTTGAACCAGGGACTACATAGTACAAAGTTACCAAATTAAACTCGTACAATACCCCCACATCTTGCTTTGCTAGATCTAATCATCAAAACCAAAGCAAAAACACAAGGAATAAAACTCATCTCAAAGAGTTAATATTTATCTGCACCTTGTCAATTcaatgcaatgaaaataaaacaaaatgacacaTTGACAGAATCTGTGTGTGACAGCTTTGGTGAGGTATCCTTGTAAAATACTAGTAAATCAGATTGGAGTCCAAAGGTATTTTTAATAACCTTAGTACCGAGCTTAGTACAgacatttcccttcaaaattgtGAACAAATTGTTATGTTTTGTGAACATTGTTGTACGGTCACAACAAAGGGATTTCATGACAAACAAGGATTTTTGTCTAATTTGCGAAATTAAACATATGGTTACAGACTAGACAAGTCATCATGATACAGGTTATTTGAAAAATGGCTTTACTTTCTCAGACAGTAAGGCAACTATCACTTCAGTGCAGTGCTGTATCAATCTTGCTCTATGAACTATTCAACTCAAGCAGGGTTCTCCGCAAAGGGGTTTTGAGGGGTGGGGCAGCCCTCTGCTTTGGAGCATTCTATTCatagttaataataataataataataatacaaaagaaTGCATTTTCctacaaaagaatatgcaaattatatatcGTTATGGAAATTTGCCACCCCTGTGTTTTCTATGGTGTGGAGAATTTGCCAAAATGCCATTtaatatatctgtattttaatttcttttcctTGTCTCTCATACAGATTGCCTTGACGACACTTTGCGGTATATTTATGAATTTCACTGTCCAAGATTCTGAATTTGTCAAGAGTCAGTCAGTGTTTAGAGAATTGTTAAATCTTCTGATGACGTCACTGCCAAAACAAGGTGAGGGGAGAATCCGTAGAAAAATGTTGAACAGCTGTCCTGCACAAGTAGACGTCTAGGACTTGTTGAGTTGCAACAATCATGTATTTGACAtattgatgtatttttttattatatatta
This DNA window, taken from Ptychodera flava strain L36383 chromosome 4, AS_Pfla_20210202, whole genome shotgun sequence, encodes the following:
- the LOC139131421 gene encoding neurochondrin-like; the encoded protein is MAGVADTSADDVPNVDICLAALRSANSDTEVFAALLLVTKLVKAETTDAETRRKIFDAVGFTFLNRLLNTTEVAEGCDINMFRSIGLTLLACFCTDPELATHPQTVAKVPMFNEVISTCKSLRGEDLDSSVYGTVDDCYQCFYAIAASPDGQQQLIRHATVQALCKACTENCYHGHEKALPLLIQLLDGNGHQIWTYYDKVLNQLVESLSRKLKDFSDEKKFSLCDSIFAILSTATRQVIETLPHATWDAYIHQGLFDILRSKIGTKQRDPALRLSSLMIEYFGIGWAFGPPPDTNTKFLLLLVHLSCVEIRMGLEHTKEEERDSRSAVVSSCYNMVELIISFMTSGPSLELNSKQVTQLHSALIGAFGAVTHYLTSIANDKTQYSKPLVQASVRVLGAWLAEETSALREEIYNLLPFLTDIGKEYFYKLKMRLSKEKAAELGTQSDSEPIPVDLLRFLLPGLCHFTAEEKSRKIMVDNAVHELLGEYFNYHWLLFTANNVEYNSEIALTTLCGIFMNFTVQDSEFVKSQSVFRELLNLLMTSLPKQVNKTEHTILNYNMAVLGLMMLRQHPDDEEISQSSSTQNFIRAVIQLFKSCHVLSDGHCKVTEMYQPYWPHISELWYLGIQDMTWSIPQFPWLPKVFLEYNWLRDISQMLSEVKAPTDEDSLILQLSSGILTECAKHDQACRQYIKEIGGQNVAKTMNMQELIAVLEEIK